A region from the Thermanaeromonas toyohensis ToBE genome encodes:
- a CDS encoding MFS transporter, whose amino-acid sequence MSLASIQKKNALRFIFLLGIVSLFADMTYEGGRSITGPYLSLLGAGAATVGFVGGAGELAGYALRLVSGYIADRTRKYWLITILGYAINLLAVPLLALAGRWEVAAILIVAERFGKALRTPSRDAMLSYATRQVGTGFGFGLHELMDQIGAVTGPLIAASALYFKGNHYQLAFAFLFLPASLGLLMLFFARLLFPNPEELEEETAKLLPSASKKLPPVFWLYISFTALSVAGYAHFQLISYHFKAQNVIPDAQIPLLFALAMGVDALVALPIGKLFDQKGLPSLVVLPLFTLPVPFLVFSFNYWLAALGVLLWGAAMGVQETIMRAAIAEIIPREKRGLAYGIFNTAYGVAWFLGSVLLGSLYAINIFYPILVAAILEALSLPLLFKIFKT is encoded by the coding sequence ATGAGCTTAGCTAGTATTCAAAAGAAAAACGCCCTGCGCTTTATATTTCTTTTGGGTATAGTAAGCTTGTTTGCCGATATGACTTATGAAGGAGGCCGCAGCATCACCGGTCCCTATTTATCCCTATTAGGGGCCGGAGCAGCTACCGTGGGGTTTGTCGGCGGAGCAGGGGAACTGGCAGGCTATGCCCTCCGGTTAGTTTCCGGCTATATTGCCGACCGTACCCGTAAGTACTGGCTTATAACCATCCTGGGTTACGCTATAAACCTCCTAGCAGTACCCCTGCTGGCCCTGGCTGGCCGCTGGGAGGTAGCCGCTATCCTGATCGTGGCTGAGCGTTTCGGCAAGGCCTTGCGTACCCCCTCCCGGGATGCCATGCTATCCTATGCCACCCGCCAGGTAGGCACTGGCTTTGGCTTCGGTTTGCACGAGCTCATGGATCAGATAGGCGCAGTAACCGGGCCCTTAATAGCAGCTTCTGCCCTCTATTTTAAGGGCAACCACTACCAGCTAGCCTTTGCTTTTCTTTTCCTTCCAGCCTCTTTGGGGCTTCTAATGCTATTTTTTGCCCGGCTTCTCTTCCCTAACCCAGAAGAGCTAGAAGAGGAAACCGCGAAACTTTTACCTTCCGCTAGCAAAAAACTACCCCCGGTTTTCTGGCTATACATATCCTTTACTGCTTTAAGTGTAGCTGGCTACGCCCATTTCCAGCTTATCTCTTATCATTTCAAAGCCCAAAATGTCATACCCGATGCCCAAATACCCCTTCTTTTCGCCCTGGCCATGGGGGTTGACGCCCTGGTGGCCTTGCCTATAGGCAAGCTATTTGACCAAAAGGGCCTTCCATCTTTAGTGGTGCTCCCCCTTTTTACTCTGCCCGTGCCTTTCTTGGTTTTCTCCTTCAACTATTGGTTAGCCGCCTTAGGCGTCCTCCTCTGGGGAGCAGCCATGGGAGTGCAGGAGACTATCATGCGAGCAGCCATAGCGGAAATTATACCCCGGGAAAAAAGGGGCTTGGCTTACGGGATATTTAATACCGCTTATGGAGTAGCATGGTTTTTAGGGAGCGTTCTTTTAGGCAGCCTTTACGCCATAAATATATTCTATCCTATCCTCGTGGCCGCCATTCTTGAAGCCCTTTCCTTACCCTTGCTGTTTAAGATATTCAAAACTTAA
- a CDS encoding epoxyqueuosine reductase, with amino-acid sequence MLLANEMVSRKFRLKGDLNMLSQLITRWIIEEVSSAQGVTSYREPVIGFAAAHDPLFPKLKEIATREHLLPSDILPGAQSVVAFFLPFAEEIVIKNRKGEWPAKEWALAYVETNQLIKRICERLKTELRVLGIRSAFAPPTHNFDPVTLSSGWSHKHVAYIAGLGRFGAHHMLITPKGCAGRIGSLVIDAFISPTPRPVEEYCLWFKERGCRVCFASCPIQALNSQGLDKERCYQWLLKVAEAYSDLGLCDVCGKCVTGPCALGLPEG; translated from the coding sequence GTGCTGCTAGCGAACGAAATGGTGAGCAGAAAATTTAGGCTAAAAGGGGATTTAAATATGCTTTCCCAGCTTATAACCCGGTGGATAATAGAAGAGGTCTCTTCTGCCCAGGGAGTCACTTCTTATCGAGAACCAGTTATAGGGTTTGCTGCTGCCCATGATCCCCTATTTCCCAAGTTAAAAGAAATAGCAACGAGGGAGCATCTTTTACCATCGGATATTTTGCCTGGAGCCCAGTCTGTAGTAGCTTTTTTCTTGCCTTTTGCGGAAGAAATAGTTATCAAAAACCGAAAGGGAGAATGGCCAGCAAAGGAGTGGGCCTTGGCCTATGTAGAGACCAACCAACTTATAAAACGCATTTGCGAAAGGCTAAAAACAGAGCTTAGGGTTTTAGGGATTCGATCTGCTTTTGCGCCTCCCACCCATAATTTCGATCCGGTCACCTTGTCTTCGGGCTGGTCCCATAAACATGTAGCTTATATAGCTGGTCTAGGGCGGTTTGGTGCCCATCACATGTTAATAACCCCTAAGGGGTGTGCTGGGCGGATAGGAAGCCTGGTAATAGATGCTTTTATATCGCCTACGCCCAGGCCAGTTGAAGAGTATTGTTTGTGGTTTAAGGAAAGGGGGTGTAGAGTTTGCTTTGCTAGTTGTCCCATCCAGGCTTTAAACAGCCAGGGGCTGGATAAGGAGCGCTGCTATCAGTGGCTGCTTAAAGTAGCAGAAGCTTACTCTGATTTGGGCCTGTGTGATGTGTGTGGGAAATGCGTCACCGGACCTTGTGCTTTAGGGTTGCCCGAGGGTTGA
- a CDS encoding methyltetrahydrofolate cobalamin methyltransferase — protein sequence MLVIGERINTSRKDIAPAVAARDVAFIRGEAKKQVEAGAAMVDVNAGTFLKEEPEVLSWLVKVVQEAVDVPLCIDTPNPVALQAALKHHRGKAMVNSITGEKARFKEMVSVIKEFGASVVALCMDDKGMPETAEQAIEVGSRLIEELLKEGIEQDDIYVDPLVRPVSTDNKAGLRVLETIHGIKSRFPSVHVICGLSNVSYGLPQRKLLNQAFLVSTMTAGLDAVILDPLDRQLMGLLYAAKVLLGRDEYCGEYLKAYREGRLG from the coding sequence TTGCTTGTTATTGGTGAGCGGATTAACACTAGCCGGAAAGATATTGCTCCAGCGGTGGCAGCTAGGGATGTCGCCTTTATTCGAGGGGAAGCTAAAAAACAAGTGGAAGCTGGGGCAGCTATGGTGGATGTAAATGCGGGTACATTTCTTAAAGAGGAACCGGAGGTCTTGAGCTGGCTGGTGAAGGTGGTACAGGAGGCAGTGGACGTTCCCCTATGTATAGATACCCCTAATCCAGTCGCTCTCCAGGCTGCCCTTAAGCACCACCGCGGTAAAGCCATGGTCAACTCTATTACTGGTGAGAAGGCCAGGTTCAAAGAGATGGTGTCCGTTATTAAAGAATTTGGGGCGTCAGTGGTAGCTTTATGTATGGATGATAAGGGGATGCCGGAGACAGCTGAACAAGCTATCGAGGTGGGAAGTAGATTAATAGAGGAACTGCTCAAGGAAGGCATTGAGCAGGATGATATATATGTAGATCCTTTGGTTAGGCCTGTCAGCACGGACAATAAAGCTGGCCTCCGGGTTTTAGAAACAATTCACGGGATAAAGTCCCGTTTTCCCAGTGTTCATGTTATATGTGGGCTAAGCAATGTCTCCTATGGTTTGCCCCAGCGGAAACTTTTAAACCAGGCCTTTCTGGTGAGTACCATGACGGCCGGGCTAGATGCTGTAATATTAGATCCCCTAGACAGGCAGCTTATGGGGTTGCTATATGCCGCCAAAGTTTTGCTAGGAAGAGATGAGTATTGTGGTGAATATCTTAAGGCCTACCGGGAAGGAAGATTAGGATAG
- a CDS encoding trimethylamine methyltransferase family protein — MRSNYTVQASVQFRVLSEDQLEEIHAAALEVLERTGVAVYEAEALELFKKAGAYVDGNRVRVPSHLVEWALRTAPRRVAVANRHGKRTMILEGYNIYFGTGSDCPNILDPYTGERRRCTKQDVANAAKICEALPNIDFVMSLVLVQDKPTPVSDRHQFEAMLLNTTKPIVFTAHDVEGMADIVEMASIVAGGEEELQKNPFIILYAEPSSPLKHSKEAVQKLLYAAEHRIPVIYTPCIMCGATVPATLAGGLVTGTAESLSGLVMHQLKREGSPFITGGVYTIMDMNTTIYSYGAPEFHLLHSALADLAHYYRLPMFSTAGCSDSKILDQQAAAEAAISILMAAQSGANLIHDVGYLEYGLTGSYEMIVMCDEIIGMVKRIIRGIEVNEETLAVEVIDRVGPGGHFLGEEHTLKHFKNETWFPKLINRQRWDEWKNSGGLSLGEKANRKVKQILEEFKPEPLPPDVEARVKEVVNKAERRLGV, encoded by the coding sequence ATGAGGAGCAATTATACGGTCCAGGCTAGCGTCCAATTTAGGGTTTTATCGGAAGACCAGCTAGAAGAGATACATGCTGCAGCCCTTGAAGTATTGGAACGTACAGGAGTAGCAGTTTATGAAGCGGAAGCCCTTGAACTTTTCAAAAAAGCAGGAGCATATGTGGATGGCAACCGGGTGCGTGTACCCAGCCACCTGGTAGAATGGGCTTTGCGTACTGCCCCGCGGCGGGTCGCTGTAGCCAACCGTCACGGGAAACGGACTATGATACTAGAGGGATACAATATTTACTTCGGCACTGGTTCAGACTGTCCTAACATATTAGACCCTTATACAGGTGAACGTCGCCGGTGCACCAAGCAGGATGTGGCTAATGCGGCCAAAATCTGCGAGGCCCTTCCTAACATAGATTTTGTTATGTCTTTAGTTTTAGTGCAAGATAAGCCTACCCCTGTCTCTGACCGGCATCAATTCGAAGCCATGCTCCTTAATACTACAAAACCTATAGTATTTACAGCCCATGATGTGGAAGGTATGGCGGATATTGTGGAAATGGCTTCTATAGTGGCTGGAGGAGAAGAAGAACTACAGAAGAACCCATTTATAATACTTTATGCCGAACCTTCTTCACCGCTTAAGCATAGCAAAGAAGCGGTTCAGAAATTGTTATATGCAGCCGAGCACCGGATTCCTGTGATTTATACGCCTTGTATCATGTGCGGCGCTACTGTTCCTGCTACTTTGGCTGGTGGCCTGGTTACCGGTACAGCCGAAAGCTTAAGCGGGCTAGTAATGCACCAGCTTAAGCGCGAAGGCTCTCCCTTCATCACTGGCGGAGTGTACACCATAATGGATATGAATACTACTATCTATTCTTACGGCGCTCCAGAATTTCATCTCCTCCACAGCGCCTTGGCTGACCTGGCCCACTATTATAGATTGCCTATGTTTAGCACCGCAGGATGTTCCGATTCTAAGATACTCGACCAGCAGGCAGCAGCCGAGGCAGCTATTTCCATCCTGATGGCTGCCCAGAGCGGGGCTAACCTAATCCACGATGTGGGATACCTGGAATACGGGCTCACAGGTTCCTATGAGATGATTGTGATGTGTGATGAAATTATAGGTATGGTCAAGCGTATCATAAGAGGTATAGAGGTAAATGAGGAGACTCTTGCTGTAGAAGTTATAGACCGGGTTGGGCCTGGTGGCCATTTCTTAGGAGAAGAGCATACATTAAAGCATTTTAAAAATGAGACGTGGTTCCCCAAATTAATAAATCGCCAGCGCTGGGACGAATGGAAAAATAGTGGGGGCTTAAGCCTAGGCGAGAAGGCAAACCGTAAAGTAAAACAGATCCTGGAAGAGTTTAAGCCTGAACCCCTGCCACCGGATGTGGAAGCTCGCGTTAAAGAAGTAGTAAACAAAGCAGAAAGGAGGTTAGGTGTTTAA
- a CDS encoding corrinoid protein — translation MTVIKELAQCVISGNIQKVEELTRKALDEGIPPLEVINQGLIAGMSEVGAKFKAGEMFVPEVLMSARAMNTGLSLVKPLIVEGELKPAGTVVLGTVKGDLHDIGKNLVGMMLEGAGFKVIDLGIDVEPSKFVTTALENKADIIGMSALLTTTMLVMKDVIELLKREGVREKFKVMVGGAPVTQDFADEIGADGYAPDAASATDLAKRLVAQLTGSCVA, via the coding sequence ATGACAGTAATCAAAGAGCTAGCTCAATGCGTTATTTCTGGTAACATCCAGAAAGTAGAAGAGCTTACACGCAAAGCCTTGGATGAAGGTATCCCACCCTTAGAAGTGATAAATCAAGGGCTGATTGCGGGCATGAGCGAGGTAGGGGCCAAATTTAAAGCAGGCGAGATGTTTGTACCGGAAGTACTAATGTCAGCCCGCGCCATGAACACCGGCCTAAGCTTAGTAAAGCCATTGATAGTAGAGGGCGAACTTAAACCTGCTGGTACTGTAGTTCTAGGAACAGTAAAAGGAGACCTCCATGATATAGGGAAAAATCTGGTAGGCATGATGTTAGAAGGTGCAGGTTTTAAAGTGATAGATTTGGGTATAGACGTGGAGCCCAGTAAGTTTGTTACCACAGCTTTAGAAAATAAAGCTGATATCATCGGGATGTCTGCCCTGCTTACTACCACCATGCTGGTGATGAAGGATGTTATAGAGCTTCTTAAGCGAGAAGGGGTGCGCGAAAAATTTAAGGTTATGGTGGGAGGAGCACCGGTAACTCAAGATTTCGCCGATGAAATCGGGGCCGATGGATATGCTCCTGATGCTGCCTCGGCTACAGATTTGGCTAAGCGATTAGTAGCTCAACTTACCGGTAGTTGTGTAGCGTGA
- a CDS encoding trimethylamine methyltransferase family protein: MKNRSNYVVNDSVQFRLLSDAQIEEIHYATLEILSSVGVNIYDEEARQILKKGGCYVDGINVKFPPSLVEWAIRTAPSRIVLCDRNGNRKLFLEGHKTYFGPGPTNTYHRDPFTGERRYPRKSDSARVALVCDALDNIDFLEDLGTPRDVNPKIADIHILEAMFNNSTKPIVHWGYTDVNYKYMLDMCIAIAGSLEEFQKYPFLALYGEPSPPLKHSEDALKKNIFCARHLIPQVYTPCTTAGATGPATLAGMLALSNAECLAGLVLAQLVREGAPFIMGGVVSIMDMKSTILSYGAPELSLAQAAFTEIAHYYKIPVFSTAGCTDSKLVDQQAALEAAISCLMAALSGANLVHDVGYTEYGSTGSLEMVVMVNEIIGLVRRIIEGIDVNPETLALDVIKAVGPGGHFLMEEHTFKYFKRESFIPSEIIDRQRYDAWVASGKKDLGQRVRDKIKAIVEGHKPEPLEETTKRRLAEIVERAEQEVG, encoded by the coding sequence GTGAAGAATAGAAGTAACTATGTAGTAAATGATAGTGTTCAATTTAGACTTTTATCTGATGCCCAAATAGAAGAAATACATTATGCTACTCTGGAGATTTTGTCTAGTGTGGGGGTAAATATTTACGACGAAGAGGCAAGGCAGATTTTAAAAAAGGGAGGATGCTATGTAGACGGGATTAATGTTAAGTTTCCACCGAGTCTAGTAGAGTGGGCTATAAGGACAGCCCCTTCCAGGATTGTCCTTTGTGATCGGAACGGCAACAGGAAGCTCTTCTTAGAAGGGCATAAGACTTATTTTGGTCCTGGGCCGACCAATACTTATCACCGCGATCCTTTTACGGGTGAAAGAAGGTATCCCCGAAAGAGCGATTCTGCCCGTGTAGCCCTGGTCTGTGATGCCTTGGATAATATCGATTTTTTAGAAGATCTAGGTACCCCCAGAGATGTCAATCCTAAAATTGCTGATATCCATATACTAGAGGCAATGTTCAATAACTCCACTAAACCCATAGTTCACTGGGGGTATACCGATGTAAATTACAAGTACATGTTAGATATGTGTATAGCTATTGCGGGGAGCTTAGAGGAATTTCAAAAATATCCCTTCTTAGCCCTATATGGTGAACCTAGCCCGCCATTAAAGCACAGTGAGGATGCCTTAAAAAAGAACATCTTTTGTGCTCGCCATCTTATACCCCAGGTGTATACGCCGTGTACTACTGCGGGTGCTACTGGACCTGCTACCCTGGCGGGGATGCTCGCCTTATCCAATGCTGAATGCTTGGCTGGCTTGGTGTTAGCTCAGCTAGTCCGTGAGGGTGCGCCTTTCATCATGGGCGGCGTGGTATCTATTATGGATATGAAGAGTACCATTTTAAGTTATGGCGCACCCGAGCTGAGCCTGGCCCAGGCTGCCTTTACGGAAATAGCCCATTATTACAAGATTCCTGTATTCAGTACAGCAGGGTGTACTGATTCTAAACTGGTAGACCAACAGGCGGCGTTGGAGGCGGCCATCAGTTGTTTAATGGCCGCCTTAAGCGGGGCTAATTTAGTCCATGATGTAGGTTATACAGAATACGGCTCTACTGGTTCTTTAGAGATGGTAGTAATGGTTAATGAGATTATTGGCCTAGTGCGCCGCATTATCGAGGGCATAGATGTTAACCCGGAAACCCTAGCCTTAGATGTAATAAAGGCCGTAGGACCCGGTGGCCATTTCTTAATGGAAGAGCATACCTTTAAGTATTTTAAGCGTGAAAGCTTTATACCTAGTGAAATTATAGACCGCCAGAGATATGATGCCTGGGTAGCTTCTGGGAAAAAAGATCTGGGCCAGCGAGTTAGGGATAAAATTAAAGCCATTGTAGAAGGGCACAAGCCAGAACCCTTGGAGGAAACTACAAAGAGAAGGTTGGCAGAAATTGTAGAAAGGGCTGAACAAGAGGTGGGATAA
- a CDS encoding aldehyde ferredoxin oxidoreductase family protein, with the protein MGYGYMGQLLWVDLSSGTVEKEELKETLTDKFLGGKGWGAKLLWDRLPPGTDPFDENNLLMFLSGPLTGTLAPSMRGCVVTKSPLTGIFADSYFGGSLAPEIKYAGYDGIVIKGKAPEPVYLLVEGERVELRPAKHLWGLDTFKTSWTLKQEIGEEKDPKIACIGPAGENLVRFALISCEYNRHAGRCGCGAVMGSKNLKAIAVIGERGIQVKDKAAFIEAVNRARHELRASPYIEAFQIDGTPGSIPFADAEGLLPVFNYRQGTFSGSRKIDNEAQRERLWLKDTACFSCPVACSKVGVIRRGKHRGTIVDVVEYESAAMMGANLGLDNLEEVAYLVYLCDALGLDSMSTGGVLGYFLETVERGLGPAGSNQWGFGKPEGIEELIKQIAYRSSEIGDILAEGVKRAAEAIGQGSGKWAVHVKGLETPAWGPRGAPGMGLAYMTGDRGGCHQRAFPILYEVGGERWRGRKFSRLEIEGKAELVVYLQNYLAGLDTLVKCDFAAYGITADTYASLVRAATGKDITAADLELIGERIWNLTRLFNCREGIEREQDSLPARFQEEPLPDGPAAGHFLPPEDCDKMLDEYYQLRGWDARGRPFASTLERLGLP; encoded by the coding sequence GTGGGTTACGGTTATATGGGCCAGTTGTTATGGGTAGATTTAAGCAGCGGAACTGTAGAAAAAGAGGAGCTAAAAGAAACCCTTACTGATAAGTTTTTGGGAGGCAAAGGTTGGGGAGCCAAGCTATTGTGGGATCGGTTACCCCCAGGTACCGATCCCTTTGACGAAAACAATTTGCTCATGTTTTTATCTGGGCCTCTGACTGGTACTCTAGCCCCCTCCATGCGTGGCTGTGTAGTTACTAAATCTCCCCTGACCGGCATCTTTGCCGATTCCTATTTCGGGGGATCCCTGGCTCCGGAAATAAAGTACGCAGGCTACGATGGTATTGTGATAAAAGGGAAAGCTCCAGAGCCTGTTTACTTATTAGTCGAAGGAGAACGTGTAGAGCTTCGTCCTGCCAAGCATTTATGGGGACTGGATACCTTTAAGACTTCGTGGACTTTAAAACAAGAGATAGGGGAGGAAAAAGATCCCAAAATTGCCTGTATTGGTCCGGCCGGCGAGAATCTGGTACGCTTTGCCCTTATTAGCTGCGAATATAACCGCCATGCGGGGCGGTGTGGTTGCGGGGCCGTAATGGGTTCCAAAAACCTAAAGGCTATAGCAGTGATAGGGGAGCGTGGGATACAGGTAAAGGATAAAGCTGCTTTTATAGAAGCGGTCAACCGTGCCCGTCACGAGCTAAGGGCAAGCCCTTACATTGAGGCCTTCCAGATAGACGGCACCCCGGGCTCCATACCTTTTGCAGATGCTGAAGGTCTTCTACCAGTTTTTAACTACCGGCAGGGGACCTTTTCCGGCTCACGCAAAATAGACAACGAAGCCCAAAGGGAACGGCTTTGGCTAAAGGATACAGCCTGCTTTTCCTGCCCTGTGGCTTGTAGCAAGGTGGGAGTTATCCGGCGAGGGAAGCATAGAGGAACTATTGTAGATGTAGTAGAATATGAGAGCGCTGCTATGATGGGGGCCAACCTGGGCTTGGACAATTTAGAAGAAGTCGCCTATCTTGTATACTTGTGCGATGCCTTGGGGCTAGATTCTATGTCCACAGGGGGTGTTTTAGGTTACTTCTTGGAGACAGTAGAGCGGGGGCTAGGGCCGGCTGGTTCTAACCAATGGGGCTTTGGTAAGCCGGAAGGGATCGAAGAACTAATTAAACAGATAGCTTATAGGTCCAGTGAAATAGGTGATATTCTGGCTGAAGGCGTTAAGCGTGCTGCAGAAGCTATTGGCCAGGGTTCCGGAAAATGGGCTGTCCATGTAAAAGGATTGGAGACTCCTGCCTGGGGACCCCGGGGCGCGCCTGGTATGGGTTTGGCTTACATGACAGGAGATAGAGGCGGTTGCCACCAGCGGGCTTTTCCTATATTGTATGAAGTTGGCGGTGAGAGATGGCGGGGGCGTAAATTTTCTCGTCTGGAAATAGAGGGAAAAGCAGAGCTGGTGGTTTACCTCCAAAACTATCTAGCTGGTCTTGATACTCTGGTAAAATGCGATTTTGCCGCCTATGGCATTACGGCTGATACTTATGCGAGCTTGGTGCGGGCGGCTACAGGCAAGGATATAACCGCTGCTGACTTAGAGCTTATCGGTGAAAGAATCTGGAATTTAACCCGTCTCTTCAATTGTAGGGAAGGTATTGAGCGGGAGCAGGATTCTTTACCAGCTCGTTTTCAAGAAGAGCCTTTACCGGACGGGCCGGCAGCAGGACATTTTTTGCCTCCGGAGGATTGTGACAAGATGCTAGACGAATATTATCAGCTCCGGGGATGGGATGCAAGGGGGAGGCCCTTTGCTTCTACTTTGGAGCGCCTGGGGCTGCCTTAA
- a CDS encoding 4Fe-4S dicluster domain-containing protein produces MGRLRAKPDKCTGCNLCLLACSFNFTGEFTPHLALMRVERRRDGLFFQPVTCGQCENAFCLRVCPSKAVNREEIVKIDTNNCTGCGLCAEYCPWKVIVLREGTAYKCELCQGQPECVKVCPTGALELEAV; encoded by the coding sequence ATGGGAAGACTTAGGGCTAAGCCTGATAAGTGTACCGGTTGCAACCTTTGCCTGCTCGCCTGTTCCTTTAACTTCACCGGTGAGTTTACTCCGCACTTGGCCTTGATGAGGGTGGAAAGGAGGCGGGACGGGCTTTTTTTCCAGCCGGTAACCTGTGGACAGTGCGAGAACGCTTTCTGCTTAAGGGTGTGCCCTAGCAAGGCTGTTAATCGGGAAGAGATAGTTAAAATTGATACTAATAATTGTACTGGGTGCGGGTTATGCGCGGAGTATTGTCCCTGGAAAGTGATTGTTTTACGAGAGGGAACGGCTTATAAATGTGAGTTATGCCAGGGCCAACCGGAATGCGTTAAGGTATGCCCTACGGGTGCCCTGGAATTAGAAGCGGTATAA
- a CDS encoding iron-containing alcohol dehydrogenase, which translates to MKVQSWITPTLIKHGPGSLKTIGEEIKRLGGRKALIVTDAGVVKAGLLQRLTAVLEEEKIPYRVFSEVVGNPPVELVGRGTAAYKESEADILIALGGGSSIDTAKAIGVEVVHGDSILNYEYGKQEITNKIPPLIAIPTTAGTGSEVTLWAVITDPARKIKFNVGGTPLIAPAVALIDPELMLDLPANLTAWTGMDALSHAIECYTCAYAQPITDAVALMAIELIAQNLRKAVAYGHDLEARYNMAMAACLAGMSYGTESAGAIHAMAQTFGGYIDVHHGYLTAVMMPVVMEYNWMGCPEKYARIALAMGEDIRGLKVEEAAKLAIKAVKELVADLEIPPLSSTGVTREDIPFLARLAFEDPQTIGNPRDLTYESYVMMYEKLLAV; encoded by the coding sequence ATGAAAGTACAGAGCTGGATCACCCCCACCCTTATCAAGCACGGACCAGGTAGCCTTAAGACTATAGGTGAGGAGATAAAACGTTTAGGTGGCCGCAAGGCGTTAATTGTTACAGATGCAGGTGTAGTTAAAGCGGGTTTGCTCCAGCGCCTTACAGCTGTGCTAGAGGAAGAGAAGATACCATATAGGGTTTTTAGTGAGGTGGTGGGCAACCCGCCGGTGGAGCTGGTGGGCCGGGGCACGGCTGCCTACAAGGAGAGCGAGGCCGATATCCTTATTGCTCTGGGTGGCGGGAGCTCTATAGATACAGCTAAGGCTATAGGTGTCGAAGTTGTTCATGGGGATAGTATCCTAAATTATGAATACGGGAAGCAGGAGATTACCAACAAGATACCTCCATTAATTGCCATTCCCACTACTGCAGGTACGGGCAGCGAAGTAACCCTCTGGGCCGTTATTACTGACCCGGCTAGAAAAATAAAGTTTAACGTGGGTGGTACCCCCCTTATCGCACCGGCAGTAGCCTTGATAGATCCAGAATTAATGCTCGATCTCCCAGCTAACCTGACGGCCTGGACAGGGATGGATGCCCTTTCCCATGCCATAGAATGCTATACTTGTGCCTATGCCCAACCTATTACCGATGCGGTGGCCCTTATGGCTATAGAACTTATTGCCCAAAACTTGCGTAAAGCAGTAGCTTATGGTCATGATCTAGAGGCGCGGTATAATATGGCCATGGCTGCCTGCCTAGCCGGGATGAGCTATGGCACAGAGAGCGCTGGGGCTATCCATGCCATGGCCCAGACCTTTGGAGGATACATCGATGTACATCATGGGTACTTAACTGCTGTCATGATGCCTGTGGTGATGGAATATAACTGGATGGGCTGCCCCGAGAAATACGCCAGGATCGCTTTAGCCATGGGTGAAGATATACGGGGTCTTAAAGTAGAAGAGGCGGCAAAGCTGGCTATAAAAGCGGTAAAAGAGCTTGTGGCTGATTTGGAGATCCCGCCCTTAAGCAGTACGGGTGTTACCCGGGAGGATATTCCATTCCTGGCTAGGCTTGCCTTTGAGGATCCCCAAACCATTGGTAATCCGCGTGATCTCACCTATGAGAGCTATGTCATGATGTACGAAAAATTGCTGGCTGTATAG
- a CDS encoding metallophosphoesterase family protein: MTRIFFATDVHGSEVCWKKFINAGKFYQAEVLILGGDITGKALVPIVSIPGKKYKVSFLEQQMTIKEGQLEEMESLIRNRGYYPLVVSEEEYQELCRDPALVKKRFEGLVLQTAERWLEYAEARLKEWGIDCYICPGNDDMFEVDEVFKKGKRVKVAEGKVVEINRRWLMVSTGWTNPTPWQTYRECSEEELHVRLENIVQQLDTSLEYAIFNFHAPPYQSGLDEAPELDAMLRPKYAGRSLVPVGSKAVRVIVEKYQPPLGLFGHIHEGKGIKRLGKTLCINPGSSYEQGILLGCLIDLDDTGIKKYLLTSG, encoded by the coding sequence ATGACTAGGATATTTTTCGCTACCGATGTTCATGGTTCGGAAGTCTGCTGGAAGAAATTTATCAATGCCGGTAAGTTTTATCAGGCCGAGGTTCTGATCTTAGGGGGGGATATTACAGGTAAAGCTTTAGTTCCTATAGTTTCAATTCCAGGTAAAAAATATAAGGTATCCTTTTTAGAACAGCAAATGACTATTAAAGAGGGCCAGTTAGAAGAGATGGAGAGCTTGATTAGGAATCGAGGATATTATCCTCTAGTGGTCAGCGAGGAAGAATACCAAGAACTATGCCGTGATCCAGCCCTGGTGAAAAAACGATTTGAGGGACTAGTTTTACAGACGGCAGAGAGATGGCTGGAATATGCCGAAGCGAGGCTTAAAGAGTGGGGAATAGATTGTTACATCTGTCCCGGTAACGACGATATGTTTGAAGTTGATGAGGTTTTTAAAAAAGGTAAAAGGGTGAAAGTGGCGGAAGGCAAAGTAGTGGAAATAAACCGCCGGTGGCTCATGGTGAGCACAGGTTGGACCAATCCCACACCTTGGCAGACATATAGGGAATGCTCAGAGGAAGAACTGCACGTTAGGCTAGAAAATATAGTGCAGCAACTTGATACCTCTCTCGAATACGCTATCTTTAATTTCCATGCTCCTCCGTACCAGTCAGGTTTAGATGAGGCACCCGAGCTAGATGCTATGCTAAGACCCAAATATGCTGGGAGGTCTTTAGTACCAGTAGGTAGTAAAGCAGTGAGGGTTATTGTGGAAAAATACCAGCCCCCGTTAGGTTTATTCGGGCATATCCACGAAGGGAAGGGGATAAAGAGACTGGGTAAAACCCTTTGCATTAACCCTGGGAGTTCTTATGAGCAGGGGATTTTGCTGGGGTGCCTTATAGATCTAGATGATACAGGCATTAAAAAGTATCTTCTCACTTCTGGATAA